The Mesoterricola silvestris sequence GGAGACCTACTCCCAGAACGATCCCGACGCCTACTCCTACTCCGGCGGCCTGTGCCTGGCCAACCGGGGCATGCTGGAGTTCGTGGAGATGTTCAAGGCCCCCATCAAGGTGCTCCACCCCCTCCTCACCGCCACCCAGGAGGGCAACTACAAGGGCACCGAAGGCTTCGGGGCCATCCCCTTCGACGGCCTCATCCTGGCCCACTCCAACGAGGCGGAGTGGCTGACCTTCAAGAACAACCGGAACAACGAGGCCTTCCTGGACCGCATCTACATCGTGAAGGTGCCCTACACCCTCCGGGTCACGGACGAGATGCGCATCTACCAGAAGCTCCTGGACAACTCCTCCCTGGCCCACGCCCCCTGCGCCCCGGACACCCTGCGCATGCTGGCCCAGTTCTCGGTGCTCAGCCGCCTCAAGGAGCCGGAGAACTCCAGCATCTACTCCAAGATGCGGGTCTACGACGGGGAGAACCTCAAGGACACCGATCCCAAGGCCAAGAGCTACCAGGAGTACCGGGACTTCGCCGGGGTCGACGAAGGCATGACCGGGCTCTCCACCCGCTTCGCCTTCAAGATCCTCTCCAAGGTCTTCAACTTCGATCACCGGGAGGTGGCGGCCAACCCCGTCCACCTCATGTACGTGCTGGAGCAGCAGATCGAGCAGGAGCAGTACCCCGGGGCCGTGGAGGAGCAGTACCTGCGCACCCTCAAGGAGTTCATCTCCCCCCGGTACGCCGAATTCATCGGCAAGGAGATCCAGACCGCCTACCTGGAGAGCTATTCGGAATACGGGCAGAACATCTTCGACCGGTACGTGAACTACGCGGACTTCTGGATCCAGGACCAGGAATTCCGGGACCCCAACACCGGAGAAATGCTCGACCGAGCAGCCCTCAACAACGAACTGGAAAAGATCGAGAAGCCCGCCGGGATCTCCAATCCCAAGGATTTCCGCAACGAGGTGGTCAACTTCGTCCTGCGGGCCCGGGCCAAGCACGACGGCCGGAACCCGTCCTGGACCTCGTACGAGAAGCTGCGGGCCGTCATCGAGAAGAAGATGTTCTCCAACACGGAGGAACTGCTCCCGGTCATCTCCTTCAACACCAAGGCCAACACCGACGATCAGAAGAAGCACCGGGACTTCGTGGAGCGCATGGTCGCCAAGGGCTACACGGAAAAGCAGGTGCGGCTGCTCTGCGACTGGTACCTGCGCGTGCGGAAATCGTCATGATCCAGATCATCGACCGCCGCTTCGACAGCAAGAACCGCAGCTCCGTGAACCGGACGCGGTTCCTGCGGCGGTTCCGCGGGCAGATCAAGCAGGCCGTGTCGGACATCCTGGACCACGGCGGGATCAAGGACATGGATTCCGGCAAGAAGATCCGCATCCCGGGCAGGGACATCGCCGAACCCCAGTTCGGCCACGGGCCCGGAGGCCGGCGGGAGCGGGTCCACGCAGGCAACGACCGCTTCGGCACCGGCGACGAGGTGGAGCGGCCCCCCGCGGGGGGCCAGGGCGGCCAGGGAGGGCGCGCGAGCCCCGACGGCGAGGGGGAGGATGCCTTCGAATTCGCCATCTCCCGGGACGAGTTCCTGGACTTCTTCTTCGAGGAGCTGGCCCTGCCCAACCTCGTCAAGCGCCACCTGGCCAGCCTCACGGAGTTCCGCAACGTGCGCGCCGGCCACACCCACACCGGCGTCCCCACCAACCTCAATCTGGTGCGCACCATGCGTGGCGCCACGGGCCGGCGCATCGCCACCCGCGGCCCCTTCGCGGACCGGCGGAGGGAACTGGAGGAGGCCCTGGCCGAGGCCCGGCGCCTCCACGGGGAGGACAGCCCCGAGGTCCGGGGGCTCCTGGCGGAACTGGACCGCCTGGGCCGCAGGCTCGCGGCGGTGCCCTTCATCGACACCTACGACCTGCGCTTCAACAACCGCGTGCGGGTGGCCCAGCCCACCACCCAGGCCGTGATGTTCTGCCTCATGGACGTCTCCGGGTCCATGGACGAGGCCAAGAAGAACATCTCCAAGCGGTTCTTCACCCTGCTGTACCTCTTCCTGAAGCGGAACTACGAGCGCATCGAGGTGGTCTTCATCCGCCACCACACCTCCGCCGAGGAGGTCGACGAGGAGCGGTTCTTCCATTCCCGGGAGACCGGCGGCACCATCGTCTCCAGCGCCCTCCGGCTCATGCGGGACATCGCCGCCGAGCGCTTCCCCCCGGGCCTCTGGAACCTCTACGGCGCCCAGGCCTCGGACGGCGACAACTGGTCCGACGACTCCGAGCCCAGCCGCGATCTGCTGGCGGAATCCATCCTGCCCCAGGTCCAGCATTTCGCCTACATCGAGATCGCCGACTCGCCCCAGGTGCTCTGGCGGGAGTACGAGACCCTCCTGCCCGGCCACCCCGAGACCTTCGCCATGCGCCGCATCCGGGAGGTGACCGACATCTATCCCGTCTTCCACGACCTCTTCCGGAAGCGGGTGTAGCCGTGCTCCCGGGCGGATCGGAGTGGACCTTCGAGTCCATCGCGGCCTACGACGACGCCATCGGCCGCCTCGCCCGGGGCTTCGGCCTGGAGACCTACCCCCACCAGCTGGAGATCATCAGCTCCCACCAGATGATGGACGCCTACGCCTCGGCGGGCATGCCCGTGAACTACCACCACTGGTCCTTCGGCAAGCACTTCCTGGCCACCGAGAACCGCTACCGGCGCGGCCAGATGGGCCTGGCCTACGAGATCGTCATCAACTCCGACCCGTGCATCGCCTACCTCATGGAGGAGAACACGCTGACCATGCAGGCCCTGGTCATCGCCCACGCCGCCTACGGCCACAACTCGTTCTTCAAGGGCAACCACCTGTTCCGCCAGTGGACCAGCGCCTCCACGATCATCGACTACCTGGTCTTCGCCCGGGACTACATCGCCCGGTGCGAGGAGCGCCACGGCCAGGACACCGTGGAGCGCCTGCTGGACGCGTGCCACGCCCTCATGAACCTGGGGGTGGACCGGTACCGGAGGTCCCCGAGGCTCTCCCTCACCAAGGAGCGGGTCCGGCAGAAGGAGCGCGAAGCCTACCTCCAGGCCCAGGTGAACGAGCTGTGGCGGACCCTCCCGCCCCGCCCCGCAAGGGAGAAGCCCGAGGAGGAGGAGCGCTTCCCCCGGGAGCCGGAGGAGAACCTCCTCTACTTCATCGAGAAGAACGCCCCGCTCCTGGAACCCTGGCAGCGGGAGATCGTGAGGATCGTGCGCAAGGTGGCCCAGTACTTCCACCCCCAGCGCCAGACCCAGCTCATGAACGAGGGGTGGGCCACCTTCTGGCACTTCACCCTCCTCAACGCGCTGTACGACGAGGGCAGCGTGGGGGACGGGTTCATGTTCGAGTTCCTCCACTCCCACACCAGCGTCATCCACCAGCCCCCCTACAACAGCTCCTGGTACTCGGGCGTGAACCCCTACGCCCTGGGCTTCGCCATGTGGCGGGACCTGCGCCGCATCTGCGAGGCCCCCACCCCGGAGGACCGCCGCTGGTTCCCGGACCTGGCGGGCTCGCCCTGGCGGGAGACCCTGCCCTTCGCCATGCACAACTTCAAGGACGAGAGCTTCATCGCCCAGTTCCTCTCCCCGCGGCTCATGCGGGAATTCCGGTTCTTCGCGGTGGTGGACGACGACAAGGCGGCCCGCCTCCGCATCGGCCCCATCCACGACGACACCGGCTACGAGGAGCTGCGCCGCTCCCTGGCGGACCAGTACAACCTGGGCAGCCGCGAACCCAACATCCAGGTGTGGAGCGTGGACCTGCGCGGCGACCGCACCCTCACCCTGAGCTACGCCAACCCCCGGGGCCTGCCCCTGGCCCCGGATTTCGAGGCGGTGCTGGAGCACATGGCCTACCTGTGGGGCTTCACGGTGCGCCTGGAGGAACGGGACGGCGCCGGCGAGACCCGGGTCCTGGGCATCAAGCTCGGGGAACGCAGGCGCAGGGATTGAAACCCCCGGAAAGGTGTTTCCTTTTTCCCGAAAGGGTGGTTAGAGTCATGCAGTTCCCCAAACCCATCCCCTTCTGGAGGTTCCCATGCGGTTCTCCCCGTTCATCGCGGCCGTCCTCCCCTGCCTCATGGCCTCCGCCCAGTCCCCCACCCCCGCCCAGGCGGAATCCCTGGTGAAACGGGCCGTCGGCTACGCCAAGACCCACGGCATCGAGAAGCTCATCCAGCAGACCAACCAGGGCAACGGGGTCTTCCACGTGGGCTCCGGCGGCGAGATGTACCTCTTCGTGTATGACCAGGCCGGCATCTGCAAGGCCATCGGCTTCAATTCCGTGGAACTGGTCGGCAAGAACCGCATCGGCCTGAAGGACCCCGACGGCAAGATGATCATCCAGGAGATGCTGTCCGTGGCCAAGAACAAGGGCAAGGGCTGGGTGGACTACAAGTACCCCGACCCGGTCACCGGCAAGGTGCTGATGAAGACCTCGTACGTGGAACTCCACGAGGGCCTCATCTTCGGTTGCGGCATCTACAAGCGGTAGGGCACGAACTTCGCGAACCGCTCCCGGGTCCGGCCCCAGTCCTCCAGCAGCGCCAGGGCGGTGCGGCTCGAGGTGGTGCCCGCGTAGTCCTCCAGCAGCAGCCGGAATTCCAGGGCGTCGGCCTCGTCCAGGGCTTCGGCCCGCACGTAGTTGGCGTTCACGCAGGCCTCGTACTGGCGGTCCACGAAGATCTTCCCGCCCGTCATGCCGGCCCCCGCGTTGCCGGAGATGCGGCCCAGGAAGGCCACGGTGCCCCGGGTCATGTACTCGCAGGCGTGGAGCCCGGCCCCCTCGGCCACGGCGGTGGCGCCGCTGTTGCGCACGGCGAAGCGGTCCCCGGCCAGGCCGTGCACGTGGAGGGTGCCTCCGGTGGCGCCGTAGAGCGCGCAGTTCCCGATGATGGCGTTCTCCTCCGGGGCGAAGCTGGACCGGGCCCAGGGGCGCACCACGATGCGGCCCCCGCCCATGCCCTTGGCCACGGAGTCGTTGCCCTCGCCGAAGAGCACCGCCTCGATGCCGTCCACCAGGAAGACCCCGAAGCCCTGGCCCGCGCTGCCCTGGAAGGTGAAGCGGAAGGGCCCCAGGGGCGCCGAACCGGGCGTGGCCATGCGGCCGCTGAGGGTGGCCAGGACGGCCCGGTCCCGGGTGGAGATGGGGTAGGCGAGGGCTTCGCCTCCGCCCTTCAGGGCATCCTCCAGGATGCGCCGGTTCAGGGGCGAGACCTCCTCCCCGCCGGCGCCGGCCCCCCGGGCCCGGAAGGGCGTGGGGGGCACCAGGAAGCGGTCCAGGTGGAGCTTGCGCTGGCTGAGCCACTCCGCATGGCGGGCGGAGGTGGCCAGGAGATCGGTGCGCCCGGCCAGCTCCCCCAGGGTCCGGGCGCCCATGGCCGCGAGCTGGGCGCGCACGTCCTCGGCCAGGTGCCGCAGGAGCCGCACCACCTGGTCCTTGGAGCCCCGGTACCGGGCCTTGTACTTGGGGTCGTGGGTGGCGATGCCCGCGGGGCATGTGTTCTTCTCGCACACCCGGGCCATGATGCAGCCCTCGGCCACCAGGAGGAGCTTGCCGAAATCGAAGCCCTCCGCCCCCAGGAGGGCGGCCACCACGATGTCCCGGCCCGTGAGGAGCGCGCCGTCGGCGCGCAGCTCCACCTGGCCGCGCAGGCCGTTCTCCGCCAGGGCCCGGTGGGCCTCGGCCAGGCCGAACTCCACCGGAAGCCCGGCGTGCTTCATGGAGCCCAGGGTTGCCGCCCCCGTGCCGCCGTCGCCGCCGGCGATGTACAGGATATCGGCGCCCGCCTTGGCCACCCCCACGGCGATGGTGCCCAGGGCCACCCCCGACACCAGCTTCACGCTGATCAGCGCCCCGGGATGCACCTGCCGGAGCTCGTAGATGAGCTCCTTGAGATCCTCAATGCTGTAGATGTCGTGGAGGGGGGGCGGCGAGATGAGGTCCACGCCCGGCATGGAGAACCGGGCCCGGGCGATGGAGGCGTCGACCTTCACGGCCATGAGCTGGCCGCCTTCCCCGGGCTTGGCGCCCTGGGCCACCTTGATCTGCAGCTCCCGGCCCGTGACCAGGTACTCCGCGTTCACGCCGAAGCGCGCCGAGGCCACCTGCTTGGTGGTGGCGGTGATCCCGTCCGTGTAGTAGTAGGGGTTCTCCCCCCCCTCCCCGCTGTTGCTGCGGCCCCCCACCTCCCGCATGGCCAGGATGAGGTCCCGCTGGCTCTCGGCGCTCACCGCCCCGAAGGACATGGCCCCCGCGCCGAAGCGCGCGAGGATGGCCGGCGCGGGCTCCACCTCCTCCAGGGCGATGGGCTCGCCCAGGGGCTTGAGGTCGAAGAGGTGGCGCACGCTGATGGGCGCGGAGGCCTCCCCCGCGGCCAGGTAGGCCCGCCACGCCTCGGCGGCCCCGGGGCCCCCGTCCACCGCCTGGTGCACGAGGCGGGCCCGGGCGGTGGTCATGGCGTGCACCTCCCCCCCCTGGCCCCGGGGGTCCTCCCGGAACTGCCAGGTGTTGCCCAGGCGCCCCCCGGCCTCCCGGCACAGGGCCGTCTTCTGCAGCACATCCCCGGCCAGCTCCAGGTAGCCGATGCCCCCGATGGGGCTGGCGTTCCCGGGGAAGAACTTCTCCATGAGCTCGTCGCCCAGCCCGATGGCGGTGAAGAGCTTGGCGGAGATGTAGCTCTGGATGACGGAGATGCCCGACTTGGCCAGGATCTTCAGGAGGCCCGACACCAGGGCCTTGACGAAATTGCGCTCCCGCTGGTCCGGGTCCAGGCCCTTCAGGAGCCGGTGCTCGTCGCCCCGGGCGATGCGCAGGGCCAGGGAAGGGCACACCGCCGACGCGCCGAAGCTGAGGAGGGCCGCCACGTGGTGCGGGGTCCGGGCCTCCCCGGTCTCCACCACGATGGAGGCGTCCAGGCGCAGCCCCGAGTGGTTGAGGGCGCTCACCACGGCCCGCAGGGCGATGAGGCCCGGGATGGGCGGATGATCGTAGTCCGCGTCCCGGTCGCTGAGCACGATGACGGTGCAGCGCTGCTCCACCGCCCTGAGCACGTCGGCCACAAGGCGCTCCACCGCGGGCCGGAACCCTTCGGGGCCCCCGGTCCGGGGGAAGGTCATGGGGAAGGTGCGGGGAATGATGTGGGACGTGGAGGGGGTGCGCCGGGCCAGGGATTCCAGGTACCGCATCTCGCCCAGGCTCAGCACGGGATAGGCGGCCTCCACCGCCGGCTCCAGGGGCAGCAGATCCTTGGGGAAGAAGATGTTCGGCTTGCGGCCCAGGAACACCCGCAGGTCCGTGACGTTCTCCTCCCGCAGGTAGTCCAGGGGCGGGTTCGTGACCTGGGCGAAGTTCTGGTAGAAGTAGTCGAAGAAGGGCCTGGGCTCCAGGGAGAAGACATTGGGCCGGGCCGTGTCGCCCATGGAGCCGATGGGCTCCCGCCCCTCCGCGGCCATGGGGTAGAGGAGCCGCTCCTGCTCCTCCTCGGTGAAGGAGAAGAGGATCCGCGTCTCCAGGTCCACCGGCGCGTCCTCGAAGGGCAGGGACTGCATGGGCAGGGTGCGGGCGTCGAAGTGCGCGTCCCGGTTCTCCCGGGAGAGGCTGGCGTCCCGGAAGTGCACGCGGCCCGTGTCCAGGTCCACCTTCACGCCCTTGCCGGCGTGGAGGGTCCCCTTGCGCTGGATGCGCTCCTCGTCCACGGCGAAGGCCCCGGCCTCGCTGCTGAGGTAGAAGGCCTCCTCGGTGAGGGCCCACCGGCTGGGGCGGAAGCCGTGGCGGTCCAGCCGCGCCCCCACGGTGTTGCCGTCGGAGTAGAGGATGATGGCCGGGCCGTCCCAGGGCTCCATGGCCCGGCTCCAGAAGGTGTAGAACTCGCTCCGCGCGCCCGCGGGCGCCGGCGGCATCATGATGGCCAGGATATCCTCGATGTGGGGGATGGCGCTGCGGTACAGCAGGGCCTCCACCATCTCGTTGAGGCTGCCCGAGTCGCTGATGCCCGTGCGGGTGAGGATCTGGTCCCGGCGAAGGCCCATGTGCCGCTCGCGGCTGTGGGCCCAGGAGCGGTTGCCGGCGATGGTGTTGATCTCGCCGTTGTGGGCGATGCGCCGGAAGGGCTGGGCCTTGTCCCAGGAGGTGCGGGTGTTGGTGGAGAAGCGGCGGTGGAACAGCGCGAAGCGGGTGCGGTACCTCGGGTCCTTCAGGTCCAGGTAGAAGCGGTCCAGGGCGTCGGAGCGGGTGAGGGCCTTGTAGACGATGGTGCTGCCCGAGAGCGACGTGAAGAAGAACTCGTGGTTGATGCCCTGGTCGGACTGCCGGGAGCGCACCTCCTGCTTGACGGTGTAGAGGAGCCGGTCGAAGGCCAGGTCCGTGCGGCAGTGGGCGGGGCGCTTGACGATGGCGTGCACCATGGCCGGGCAGCAGCGCGCGGCCTCCTCCCCCAGCACCGTGGGATCCACCGGCACGTCCCGGAACGTGAGGATCTCCAGGCCGTGGTACTCCATGGTGGAGGTGAAGACGTTCAGGCTCCGCACGCGGCGGGCGTAGTCCTGGGGCAGGAAGAGGCTGGCCACGGCCACTTCGCCCTTGCGGAACCCCAGGAGCTCCCAGGGGATGTCGGTCATGACCCCGGCCCCGTCGCCGGTGAGGGGATCGGCCCCACAGGCCCCCCGGTGCTCCATGCAGGCCAGGGCCCCCAGGGCCTCCTCCAGCAGCCCGTGGGTGGCCGTCCCCGTCCGGGAGGCCACGAACCCCACCCCGCAGGCGTCCCGTTCCGCCCGTGCCGGTCGTCCGAACAATCCCTGGTCAGGGTCCTCCATGGCTGCCTCCTTCGAGCGCAATCCCGAAGCCCCATGGTCCTCGCCCGGGGGCGAATCCACCTATTCGATTTTCAAATGCGATAACAAAAATGTCCGACGCTGTTTTATCTATGACATTTTTGTAGCATGGCCCGCCCCCTGGACACCGACCCCTTCGCTTCCCTCCTGGAGATCAGCGCCGCCCTGGCCGCCGTGGACACCCGCCAGGCCCTGGCCCGGGTGCTGGAGATCCTCCGGGAGGCCCTGGGGGCCGCCAGCGGCGCCATCACCCTGGCCGACGGGGAGACCGGGGCCCTGCGCATCGAGGCCTCCTTCGGCTTCACCTCCGCCGCGGAGGGCATCCAGTACCGCCCCGGCGAGGGCCTCACGGGCATGGTGTACCAAAGCGGCAAGGCCATCGTGGTGCCCAAGATCAGCGAGGAGCCCCTCTTCCTGAACCGCAGCCGGGTGCAGGGCCGCAGGGCCCGGGGCGAGCTGTCCTTCTTCTGCCTCCCCATCTTCCTGGACGGCAAACCGGCGGGCACCCTGGCCCTGGCGGTGCCCTACCGCCAGGACCGCGCCTTCCAGCGGGAGACCGCCATCCTCCACCTGGCCGCCGCCATGACCGGCCTGGCCGTGAAGGTGGCCCGCCTCACCGCCGCGGACCGCCAGCGGCTGCTGGAGGAGAACCGCACCCTGCGCAACGAGCTGCAGGAGCGCTACGAGATCCGCAACCTCATCGGCAACAGCCACGTGATGCGCCAGGTCTATGAACAGGTGGCCCAGGCCTCCCCGGCCAGCACCACGGTGCTCATCCGGGGCGAATCCGGCACCGGCAAGGAACTGGTGGCCCGGGCCATCCACTATGCGTCGCCCCGGTCCGAAAAGCCCTTCGTGAAGGTCAGCTGCGGCGCCCTGCCCGAGACCCTCATCGAATCCGAGCTCTTCGGGGTGGAGCCCGGCGCCTTCACCGACGCCCGCAGCAGGCGCCCCGGGCGCTTCGAGCTGGCCCACGGCGGCACCCTCTTCCTGGACGAGATCGGCGAACTGTCCCCCAGCACCCAGGTGAAGCTCCTGAGGGTCCTGCAGGAACGGGAATTCGAGCGCCTGGGGGGCGTGACGGCGGTGAAGGTGGATGTGCGCGTGGTGGCCGCCACCCACCGGAACCTGGAGGCCGCCATCCAGGACGGCACCTTCCGGGAGGATCTCTACTACCGCCTCAACGTCTTCGACGTGTTCCTGCCGCCCCTGCGGGACCGCTCCACCGACATCCTCCTCCTGGCCGACCACTTCGTGGAGAAGTTCTCCGTGG is a genomic window containing:
- a CDS encoding sigma-54-dependent Fis family transcriptional regulator; amino-acid sequence: MARPLDTDPFASLLEISAALAAVDTRQALARVLEILREALGAASGAITLADGETGALRIEASFGFTSAAEGIQYRPGEGLTGMVYQSGKAIVVPKISEEPLFLNRSRVQGRRARGELSFFCLPIFLDGKPAGTLALAVPYRQDRAFQRETAILHLAAAMTGLAVKVARLTAADRQRLLEENRTLRNELQERYEIRNLIGNSHVMRQVYEQVAQASPASTTVLIRGESGTGKELVARAIHYASPRSEKPFVKVSCGALPETLIESELFGVEPGAFTDARSRRPGRFELAHGGTLFLDEIGELSPSTQVKLLRVLQEREFERLGGVTAVKVDVRVVAATHRNLEAAIQDGTFREDLYYRLNVFDVFLPPLRDRSTDILLLADHFVEKFSVAQGKDVRRISNSAIDMLMAYHWPGNVRELENCIERAVLVCEGGVIHAHHLPPTLQTAEASGTFLGSSLEEAVGSFERDLIQDALKSARGNRARAARLLQTTERILNYKTRKYGIAPERFKA
- a CDS encoding SpoVR family protein — protein: MLPGGSEWTFESIAAYDDAIGRLARGFGLETYPHQLEIISSHQMMDAYASAGMPVNYHHWSFGKHFLATENRYRRGQMGLAYEIVINSDPCIAYLMEENTLTMQALVIAHAAYGHNSFFKGNHLFRQWTSASTIIDYLVFARDYIARCEERHGQDTVERLLDACHALMNLGVDRYRRSPRLSLTKERVRQKEREAYLQAQVNELWRTLPPRPAREKPEEEERFPREPEENLLYFIEKNAPLLEPWQREIVRIVRKVAQYFHPQRQTQLMNEGWATFWHFTLLNALYDEGSVGDGFMFEFLHSHTSVIHQPPYNSSWYSGVNPYALGFAMWRDLRRICEAPTPEDRRWFPDLAGSPWRETLPFAMHNFKDESFIAQFLSPRLMREFRFFAVVDDDKAARLRIGPIHDDTGYEELRRSLADQYNLGSREPNIQVWSVDLRGDRTLTLSYANPRGLPLAPDFEAVLEHMAYLWGFTVRLEERDGAGETRVLGIKLGERRRRD
- the gltB gene encoding glutamate synthase large subunit; this encodes MEDPDQGLFGRPARAERDACGVGFVASRTGTATHGLLEEALGALACMEHRGACGADPLTGDGAGVMTDIPWELLGFRKGEVAVASLFLPQDYARRVRSLNVFTSTMEYHGLEILTFRDVPVDPTVLGEEAARCCPAMVHAIVKRPAHCRTDLAFDRLLYTVKQEVRSRQSDQGINHEFFFTSLSGSTIVYKALTRSDALDRFYLDLKDPRYRTRFALFHRRFSTNTRTSWDKAQPFRRIAHNGEINTIAGNRSWAHSRERHMGLRRDQILTRTGISDSGSLNEMVEALLYRSAIPHIEDILAIMMPPAPAGARSEFYTFWSRAMEPWDGPAIILYSDGNTVGARLDRHGFRPSRWALTEEAFYLSSEAGAFAVDEERIQRKGTLHAGKGVKVDLDTGRVHFRDASLSRENRDAHFDARTLPMQSLPFEDAPVDLETRILFSFTEEEQERLLYPMAAEGREPIGSMGDTARPNVFSLEPRPFFDYFYQNFAQVTNPPLDYLREENVTDLRVFLGRKPNIFFPKDLLPLEPAVEAAYPVLSLGEMRYLESLARRTPSTSHIIPRTFPMTFPRTGGPEGFRPAVERLVADVLRAVEQRCTVIVLSDRDADYDHPPIPGLIALRAVVSALNHSGLRLDASIVVETGEARTPHHVAALLSFGASAVCPSLALRIARGDEHRLLKGLDPDQRERNFVKALVSGLLKILAKSGISVIQSYISAKLFTAIGLGDELMEKFFPGNASPIGGIGYLELAGDVLQKTALCREAGGRLGNTWQFREDPRGQGGEVHAMTTARARLVHQAVDGGPGAAEAWRAYLAAGEASAPISVRHLFDLKPLGEPIALEEVEPAPAILARFGAGAMSFGAVSAESQRDLILAMREVGGRSNSGEGGENPYYYTDGITATTKQVASARFGVNAEYLVTGRELQIKVAQGAKPGEGGQLMAVKVDASIARARFSMPGVDLISPPPLHDIYSIEDLKELIYELRQVHPGALISVKLVSGVALGTIAVGVAKAGADILYIAGGDGGTGAATLGSMKHAGLPVEFGLAEAHRALAENGLRGQVELRADGALLTGRDIVVAALLGAEGFDFGKLLLVAEGCIMARVCEKNTCPAGIATHDPKYKARYRGSKDQVVRLLRHLAEDVRAQLAAMGARTLGELAGRTDLLATSARHAEWLSQRKLHLDRFLVPPTPFRARGAGAGGEEVSPLNRRILEDALKGGGEALAYPISTRDRAVLATLSGRMATPGSAPLGPFRFTFQGSAGQGFGVFLVDGIEAVLFGEGNDSVAKGMGGGRIVVRPWARSSFAPEENAIIGNCALYGATGGTLHVHGLAGDRFAVRNSGATAVAEGAGLHACEYMTRGTVAFLGRISGNAGAGMTGGKIFVDRQYEACVNANYVRAEALDEADALEFRLLLEDYAGTTSSRTALALLEDWGRTRERFAKFVPYRL
- a CDS encoding cache domain-containing protein, yielding MRFSPFIAAVLPCLMASAQSPTPAQAESLVKRAVGYAKTHGIEKLIQQTNQGNGVFHVGSGGEMYLFVYDQAGICKAIGFNSVELVGKNRIGLKDPDGKMIIQEMLSVAKNKGKGWVDYKYPDPVTGKVLMKTSYVELHEGLIFGCGIYKR
- a CDS encoding YeaH/YhbH family protein; protein product: MIQIIDRRFDSKNRSSVNRTRFLRRFRGQIKQAVSDILDHGGIKDMDSGKKIRIPGRDIAEPQFGHGPGGRRERVHAGNDRFGTGDEVERPPAGGQGGQGGRASPDGEGEDAFEFAISRDEFLDFFFEELALPNLVKRHLASLTEFRNVRAGHTHTGVPTNLNLVRTMRGATGRRIATRGPFADRRRELEEALAEARRLHGEDSPEVRGLLAELDRLGRRLAAVPFIDTYDLRFNNRVRVAQPTTQAVMFCLMDVSGSMDEAKKNISKRFFTLLYLFLKRNYERIEVVFIRHHTSAEEVDEERFFHSRETGGTIVSSALRLMRDIAAERFPPGLWNLYGAQASDGDNWSDDSEPSRDLLAESILPQVQHFAYIEIADSPQVLWREYETLLPGHPETFAMRRIREVTDIYPVFHDLFRKRV
- a CDS encoding PrkA family serine protein kinase, whose protein sequence is MSIFHQYQSRYESAVAEEMSLQEYLDLCRKDPSAYASVAERLLSAIGEPELVDTRSVERLSRIFANKVVRIYPAFKEFYGMEEVIEGIVSYFRHAAQGLEEKKQILYLLGPVGGGKSSLAEELKALMEKVPFYAIKGSPVHESPLGLFNPGEDGPILEGDYGIPRRYLTSIMSPWAVKRLQEYGGDITRFRVVKLRPSVLSQIAVSKTEPGDENNQDISSLVGKIDIRKLETYSQNDPDAYSYSGGLCLANRGMLEFVEMFKAPIKVLHPLLTATQEGNYKGTEGFGAIPFDGLILAHSNEAEWLTFKNNRNNEAFLDRIYIVKVPYTLRVTDEMRIYQKLLDNSSLAHAPCAPDTLRMLAQFSVLSRLKEPENSSIYSKMRVYDGENLKDTDPKAKSYQEYRDFAGVDEGMTGLSTRFAFKILSKVFNFDHREVAANPVHLMYVLEQQIEQEQYPGAVEEQYLRTLKEFISPRYAEFIGKEIQTAYLESYSEYGQNIFDRYVNYADFWIQDQEFRDPNTGEMLDRAALNNELEKIEKPAGISNPKDFRNEVVNFVLRARAKHDGRNPSWTSYEKLRAVIEKKMFSNTEELLPVISFNTKANTDDQKKHRDFVERMVAKGYTEKQVRLLCDWYLRVRKSS